From the genome of Acidimicrobiales bacterium, one region includes:
- a CDS encoding DegT/DnrJ/EryC1/StrS family aminotransferase produces MALDTLERPRVATSARTTTAPPDWRVTLSDLVIDENEVEAVAAVLRSRWLSAGPVTRAFEREFAAVHGVEDAVAVSSGTAALHLAMLALGIGPGDEVIVPSLSFVSAAAVVALCGGTPVFADVADTCDLTVDPADVARRVTPRTKAIVAMHFGGFAADMDGILAVARRHGLAVVEDAAHAPGVRTGAGALGTIGDIGCFSFFATKNVATGEGGMVVARDPSVLARIRQLRSHCMTTSSWDKQQGRPAGYDVVGLGLNYRPTEMSSALGRVQLSRLPDDRRRRCDLTTRYRRLLAELPGVDLPFFHRTGDSAYHLMPLLLPDGVDRECFQEQLKRHRIQSSVHYPPSHLFSHYQAAYGYQPGDLPVTEDVAAREVTLPLHARMRESDVDLVAGVAAMALARCLGTAWV; encoded by the coding sequence CGGCCCGCACGACGACCGCCCCGCCGGACTGGCGGGTCACCCTCTCCGACCTCGTGATCGACGAGAACGAGGTCGAGGCCGTCGCCGCCGTGCTCCGCTCCCGCTGGCTGTCGGCCGGGCCCGTCACGCGGGCCTTCGAGCGGGAGTTCGCCGCCGTCCACGGCGTCGAGGACGCCGTCGCGGTGAGCAGCGGCACCGCCGCCCTGCACCTCGCCATGCTCGCCCTCGGGATCGGCCCGGGCGACGAGGTGATCGTCCCGTCGCTGAGCTTCGTCAGCGCCGCCGCCGTCGTCGCCCTCTGCGGCGGCACGCCGGTGTTCGCCGACGTGGCCGACACCTGCGACCTCACCGTCGACCCCGCCGACGTCGCCCGCCGGGTCACCCCCCGCACGAAGGCGATCGTCGCCATGCACTTCGGCGGGTTCGCCGCCGACATGGACGGCATCCTCGCCGTCGCCCGCCGCCACGGCCTGGCCGTCGTCGAGGACGCGGCCCACGCCCCCGGCGTGCGCACCGGCGCCGGCGCCCTCGGGACGATCGGCGACATCGGCTGCTTCAGCTTCTTCGCCACGAAGAACGTGGCCACCGGCGAGGGCGGCATGGTCGTCGCCCGCGACCCGTCGGTGCTGGCCCGCATCCGCCAGCTGCGGTCCCACTGCATGACCACGTCGTCGTGGGACAAGCAGCAGGGCCGCCCGGCCGGCTACGACGTGGTCGGCCTCGGCCTCAACTACCGGCCCACCGAGATGTCCTCGGCCCTCGGCCGGGTGCAGCTCTCCCGCCTGCCCGACGACCGGCGCCGCCGCTGCGACCTCACCACGCGGTACCGCCGGCTGCTGGCCGAGCTGCCGGGCGTGGACCTGCCGTTCTTCCACCGCACCGGTGACAGCGCCTACCACCTGATGCCGCTGCTGCTGCCTGACGGCGTGGACCGCGAGTGCTTCCAGGAGCAGCTGAAGCGCCACCGGATCCAGAGCAGCGTCCACTACCCGCCCTCCCACCTGTTCTCGCACTACCAGGCGGCCTACGGGTACCAGCCCGGCGACCTCCCGGTGACCGAGGACGTGGCGGCCCGCGAGGTCACCCTCCCGCTGCACGCGCGGATGCGGGAGTCCGACGTCGACCTCGTCGCCGGCGTGGCGGCCATGGCGCTCGCCCGGTGCCTGGGGACCGCATGGGTGTGA